Proteins encoded within one genomic window of Lysinibacillus sphaericus:
- a CDS encoding DUF3231 family protein has translation MKMSKRNLDALRFKEVFAIWKQLGVNNGYIATNHLFFKHAVNRELKVIILEFIQYLKEENKQLEKLLKENGVLAPPLSIDQGSLQIAKIRGKTAVNDCEISAILSMNIASSLISVSQAMDMSIEHMLSTKYQVFHMKYANLGAKLIALSHKKSWLLAPSTM, from the coding sequence ATGAAAATGTCAAAGCGAAATTTAGACGCTCTACGTTTTAAGGAAGTGTTTGCAATTTGGAAACAACTTGGGGTCAATAATGGCTATATAGCGACCAATCATCTCTTTTTCAAGCATGCCGTGAATCGAGAGTTAAAAGTTATTATTTTGGAGTTTATTCAATATTTAAAAGAGGAAAATAAACAACTAGAGAAGCTATTAAAAGAAAATGGCGTACTTGCCCCACCACTATCCATTGACCAAGGAAGTTTACAAATTGCTAAGATTCGAGGCAAGACAGCAGTAAATGATTGCGAAATCAGTGCCATCCTATCAATGAATATTGCTTCTTCGTTAATTTCAGTCAGTCAAGCGATGGACATGTCTATCGAGCATATGCTCTCTACAAAATATCAAGTCTTTCATATGAAGTATGCCAATCTTGGCGCAAAGTTAATTGCCCTTAGTCACAAAAAAAGTTGGTTACTTGCTCCCTCTACAATGTAA
- a CDS encoding cupin domain-containing protein, whose protein sequence is MILPIDYTSPSTQFTFDVNTSPLFKKDNQNYINILGTAQLNTLENVSLLDIFLSTNNVVEPHYHQNAGELVYCISGAATVSLLNPFTKQIQNYPIKSGQVTNIPQGWWHYIVANADNTHILAIFDAPSPEVILGSDILKFTPTAIMAHTYCLDENVWKQTIAPVVPTTYIGPPKECNQSIPTPSSSPNFMQMYPPYNLNYYHYPYMYQNGYEYS, encoded by the coding sequence ATGATTTTGCCCATCGACTACACATCTCCATCCACGCAGTTTACGTTTGATGTAAATACAAGCCCCCTATTTAAAAAGGATAATCAAAACTACATCAACATTCTCGGTACTGCCCAATTAAATACATTAGAAAATGTATCCTTGCTTGATATATTTCTAAGTACGAATAATGTTGTAGAACCGCATTATCATCAAAATGCAGGAGAGCTTGTTTATTGTATTTCTGGTGCTGCTACCGTTTCCTTATTAAATCCTTTTACAAAACAAATTCAAAATTACCCAATAAAATCTGGACAGGTAACAAATATTCCACAGGGTTGGTGGCATTATATCGTCGCGAATGCAGACAACACGCATATACTCGCTATTTTTGATGCCCCTTCACCCGAAGTTATTTTAGGTTCTGATATTTTGAAATTTACACCAACAGCAATTATGGCGCATACGTATTGCTTAGATGAAAATGTATGGAAACAAACGATTGCGCCTGTTGTTCCTACGACTTATATCGGTCCTCCAAAAGAATGCAACCAATCCATTCCCACTCCCTCTAGCTCACCCAATTTTATGCAAATGTACCCGCCTTACAACCTAAATTATTACCATTATCCATATATGTATCAAAATGGTTACGAATATTCATGA
- a CDS encoding GNAT family N-acetyltransferase, producing MQIIVVEGVPYHWVQPLQEIHAHVFEGAHLTLEKLESKKDLLCLFAVEKQEMIGFKLGYPHSDGVFYSWLGGVHEKMRGQGIASQLMRKQHEKVLELGYSKVRAYGRNKRKTMLITNIHHGFDIVSTFIDDKGRHKIVFEKLLN from the coding sequence GTGCAAATCATTGTAGTTGAAGGTGTACCTTATCATTGGGTGCAACCGTTACAAGAAATTCATGCACATGTATTTGAAGGTGCACATCTTACTCTAGAAAAACTGGAAAGTAAAAAAGACCTGCTTTGTTTATTTGCCGTGGAGAAACAGGAGATGATAGGATTTAAATTAGGCTACCCACATTCTGATGGCGTTTTTTATAGTTGGTTGGGCGGTGTTCACGAAAAAATGCGAGGTCAAGGTATTGCTAGTCAATTGATGCGAAAGCAACATGAAAAAGTGCTAGAACTTGGCTATAGTAAAGTTCGTGCATACGGTAGAAATAAGCGCAAAACCATGCTCATCACAAATATTCACCATGGTTTTGATATTGTATCGACTTTTATTGATGATAAAGGTCGACATAAAATAGTGTTTGAAAAATTATTGAATTGA
- a CDS encoding nucleoside 2-deoxyribosyltransferase, with product MMKAYLANGLFSLGDRLVNERLATAIRQAIPDIELYVPQENDAINDKASYADSLAIAEADLTMLQTSDVLVAVLDGVEIDSGVAAEIGAFSMLNRPIVGVFTDVRQQGRENMMKIEALIRDGIENQFVYRNLFVIGLIKRNGVITTSIDDAVLAVQELQQ from the coding sequence ATGATGAAAGCATATTTAGCGAATGGGTTATTTTCTTTAGGAGATCGCTTAGTAAATGAACGGTTAGCAACGGCAATTCGACAAGCGATACCAGATATTGAATTATATGTTCCACAGGAGAACGATGCGATTAATGATAAGGCATCCTATGCGGATAGTTTAGCCATTGCAGAAGCGGATTTAACAATGCTACAAACGAGTGATGTTTTAGTGGCTGTGTTAGATGGTGTAGAAATTGATTCTGGCGTAGCGGCTGAAATCGGTGCATTTTCAATGCTGAACCGCCCAATCGTTGGGGTATTTACAGACGTCCGTCAACAAGGGCGAGAAAATATGATGAAAATAGAGGCGCTTATACGTGATGGCATTGAAAATCAATTTGTTTACCGTAATTTATTTGTTATCGGTTTAATCAAGCGCAACGGTGTCATTACGACTTCTATTGACGATGCTGTATTAGCGGTTCAAGAACTACAACAATAA
- a CDS encoding YbjQ family protein has translation MLLTTTDVVAGKEIEETLGLVKGNSVQSRNIGRDMMAGLRNIVGGEMKEYAEMLVRSREIATRAMEEEAQLLGADAIVAVRFSTSSVMDGTSEVLVYGTAVKLKS, from the coding sequence ATGCTTTTAACAACAACGGATGTTGTTGCAGGAAAAGAGATTGAAGAAACATTAGGTTTGGTTAAGGGCAATTCGGTCCAATCGAGAAATATTGGTCGCGATATGATGGCGGGGCTTCGCAATATTGTGGGCGGTGAAATGAAAGAATATGCCGAAATGCTCGTGCGCTCCAGAGAAATTGCTACACGAGCTATGGAAGAAGAAGCGCAGCTTTTAGGAGCTGATGCGATTGTAGCCGTCCGATTTTCCACATCATCTGTTATGGACGGAACTTCTGAGGTTTTAGTCTATGGTACAGCCGTAAAATTAAAAAGTTAA
- a CDS encoding helix-turn-helix transcriptional regulator, with product MVDSQQNKGYRVISMFDRLMDGQGISKKQEAFTHQVGEKTIQRDLDQIRAYIEKAKLDCHLEYVRTEKVYKLTNTGKNVLSKEQVLAIVKILIESRALLKSEMSDIIDKLISIVAADKQEFIHNIILNEKHLYVDLNHKKSLLHLIWVISEAIQKKKIIKIDYLRESEIIPSQKILKPLGVIFSEYYFYLIAYDSKHEKDLPIVYRIDRIQHFLELDKKFQISYSERFQEGEFRKRIQFMDAGELMHIKFLFKGRSPQAVLDRLPTAKILSNKDGQCLFEAEVFGRGIKMWLLSQGANIEVLEPLELREEMIETIQSMQQNYFYM from the coding sequence ATGGTGGATTCACAACAAAATAAAGGCTATCGTGTCATTTCAATGTTCGACAGATTGATGGATGGTCAAGGAATTAGCAAAAAGCAAGAAGCATTTACACATCAAGTTGGTGAAAAAACCATACAACGAGATTTAGATCAAATTCGAGCGTATATTGAAAAAGCTAAACTAGACTGTCATTTAGAATATGTGCGAACAGAAAAAGTGTATAAGCTAACGAATACCGGGAAAAACGTTTTATCCAAAGAACAAGTGCTAGCGATTGTTAAAATACTTATTGAATCAAGAGCGCTTTTAAAATCAGAAATGAGCGATATTATCGATAAACTTATATCGATTGTTGCAGCAGATAAACAAGAGTTTATTCATAATATCATTTTAAATGAGAAGCATTTGTACGTTGACTTAAATCATAAAAAATCTCTTTTACATTTAATATGGGTAATTTCAGAGGCAATTCAAAAGAAAAAAATAATTAAAATTGATTATTTACGAGAGAGTGAGATAATTCCTTCACAAAAGATATTAAAACCTCTTGGTGTTATTTTCTCCGAATACTATTTTTATTTAATAGCTTACGATAGTAAGCATGAGAAGGACCTACCGATTGTCTATCGTATTGATCGTATCCAGCATTTTCTAGAGTTAGATAAGAAATTTCAAATCTCCTACTCCGAACGCTTTCAAGAAGGTGAATTTCGTAAACGCATTCAGTTTATGGATGCAGGTGAGCTGATGCATATTAAGTTTCTTTTTAAGGGGCGTTCGCCACAGGCGGTTTTAGATCGTTTACCGACAGCCAAAATTTTGTCCAATAAAGATGGACAATGCTTGTTTGAAGCGGAAGTTTTTGGTCGTGGTATTAAAATGTGGCTACTTAGTCAAGGGGCGAATATTGAGGTGTTGGAGCCTTTAGAATTGAGAGAAGAAATGATTGAAACAATCCAATCCATGCAGCAAAATTATTTTTATATGTAA
- a CDS encoding DUF5412 family protein, with product MSLYLLMPILLFCLYVVYHHFTYTFFYTGDIKYGRPILSPNGDYSAQVYYDNYGGAIGGVNLIVNIIYHQKHDEEQTIYFSDAKGSVNVNWTADDVLSITNYDEYANRNTELVVGKEIYDEQGTACNTYKIRKAFNCKDQDS from the coding sequence ATGAGTTTATATTTGTTGATGCCAATCTTACTATTTTGCCTTTATGTTGTTTATCACCATTTTACTTATACATTTTTCTATACAGGCGATATCAAATATGGTCGCCCTATTCTTTCACCAAATGGTGACTATTCAGCACAAGTTTATTATGACAATTATGGTGGCGCTATAGGTGGAGTCAATTTGATTGTCAATATTATATATCATCAAAAACATGACGAAGAACAAACCATTTATTTTAGTGATGCCAAAGGCAGTGTAAATGTAAACTGGACTGCCGACGATGTACTGTCGATTACGAACTATGACGAATACGCTAATCGCAATACTGAACTAGTCGTAGGTAAAGAAATTTACGATGAGCAAGGAACTGCTTGTAATACCTATAAAATAAGAAAAGCTTTTAATTGTAAGGATCAAGACTCCTAA
- a CDS encoding GNAT family N-acetyltransferase: MFPIVETERLILREIIDEDATDLFRCFSNHLVTQYYGLEPFATIEEAKKLIETFSKNYKEKRGIRWGIERKEVKGIIGTIGFNAWSPKHKRAEIGYELHPDYWRKGYTKEAVAEIVSYGFDKMELNRIGAIVFIENVASNQLLTHLGFHKEGVLKEYMYQQGKAHDTNVYAIFNDKL, translated from the coding sequence ATGTTTCCTATTGTAGAGACTGAACGATTAATATTAAGAGAAATAATAGATGAAGATGCAACAGACCTTTTTCGCTGTTTTTCCAATCACCTTGTTACCCAGTATTATGGATTAGAACCCTTTGCAACAATTGAAGAAGCAAAAAAACTAATCGAAACTTTTTCGAAAAATTATAAGGAAAAAAGAGGTATTCGGTGGGGTATAGAGCGGAAAGAAGTAAAGGGCATTATCGGAACCATCGGCTTTAACGCATGGTCACCTAAACATAAGCGGGCAGAAATTGGCTATGAGCTGCACCCCGACTACTGGCGAAAGGGCTATACGAAAGAGGCAGTAGCTGAAATTGTATCCTATGGGTTTGATAAGATGGAACTTAACCGGATTGGGGCAATTGTCTTTATTGAAAATGTAGCATCCAATCAGTTACTAACTCATTTAGGTTTTCACAAAGAAGGCGTATTAAAAGAATATATGTATCAACAAGGGAAAGCACATGATACAAATGTATATGCTATTTTTAATGATAAGCTGTAA